A DNA window from Shewanella baltica contains the following coding sequences:
- the ccoO gene encoding cytochrome-c oxidase, cbb3-type subunit II: MKFNHEIVEKNIGLLAIFTVIAISFGSLVEITPLIFQKDTTEPVEGLKPYTALQIEGRDIYVREGCYNCHSQMIRPLRAETERYGHYSVAGESVWDHPFQWGSKRTGPDLARVGGRYSDKWHEVHLIDPRAVVPQSNMPGFPWLAENKLDGELTGDKMTILRNMHKGGYKGNDLYTDEEIAGAQKAVAGKTELEALIAYLQSLGHALK; this comes from the coding sequence ATGAAATTTAATCATGAGATAGTTGAAAAAAACATCGGTTTGTTAGCGATTTTTACCGTTATCGCTATCAGTTTCGGTAGTCTGGTTGAAATCACACCGTTGATTTTTCAAAAAGATACGACTGAGCCAGTTGAAGGTTTAAAGCCATACACTGCTCTGCAAATTGAAGGCCGTGACATCTATGTTCGTGAGGGTTGTTATAACTGTCACAGCCAGATGATCCGTCCTTTACGTGCAGAAACTGAACGTTATGGTCACTACTCTGTTGCGGGTGAATCGGTTTGGGATCATCCATTCCAATGGGGTTCTAAGCGTACAGGTCCTGATCTTGCCCGTGTTGGTGGTCGTTACAGCGATAAATGGCATGAAGTTCATTTAATCGATCCTCGTGCCGTAGTACCTCAATCGAATATGCCAGGGTTCCCATGGTTAGCCGAAAACAAGTTAGACGGCGAACTGACGGGCGATAAGATGACTATCCTACGTAACATGCATAAAGGCGGTTACAAAGGTAATGATCTTTATACCGATGAAGAAATCGCAGGCGCACAGAAAGCTGTTGCTGGTAAGACAGAGCTGGAAGCCTTGATTGCATATCTTCAGTCTTTGGGTCACGCACTCAAATAA
- a CDS encoding DUF3369 domain-containing protein — protein MLIDLAKKNPLFSGKKHTETTESGIPWKVLVVDDEPDVHTVTKLALSRFKLDGRALTFINAYSAEQAKELLNQERDIAIAFIDVVMESDHAGLELVKWIREELQNKTTRLILRTGQPGQAPEEDVIVNYDINDYKAKAELDSRKLMTSVYSALRSYRDIMEIEQARRTQINHRKGLERVLEATSGLFELRTLHKFADGLLTQVATLLNLDSETLLLTCNAIDAISGHLDPVNIEILAGTGQFSNKNHITQLPEHIDRLLRNALTQKRCLYEDNCFVGYFPTKSGLINLLYMDGIDKIDDLDKKLIDIFAINVGVAFENLLLSQEVEDTQSELILRLGDVVESRSKEAANHVKRMAEYCSKLALLAGLPEYEADLLRRASPMHDIGKIAIPDAVLLKPGKLDDEEWQVMRQHPTIGHQILANSERPILKAASIIALQHHEKYDGSGYPSNLKQDEIHIFARIVAIADVFDALSHARCYKTAWPLEEVLAEMHKGAAKHFDPHLLQLFIDNVDIFVKVKDNWKDN, from the coding sequence ATGCTGATTGATCTTGCAAAGAAAAACCCGCTGTTTTCCGGTAAAAAGCATACCGAGACAACTGAGTCAGGTATTCCTTGGAAGGTATTAGTGGTCGATGATGAACCTGATGTTCATACCGTCACTAAACTTGCCCTCTCCCGCTTTAAACTTGATGGCCGCGCCCTCACCTTTATCAATGCCTACAGTGCTGAACAAGCAAAAGAGTTACTCAATCAAGAACGTGATATCGCCATCGCCTTTATTGATGTGGTGATGGAGAGTGATCATGCAGGCTTAGAGTTAGTGAAATGGATCCGTGAAGAACTCCAAAATAAAACCACACGATTAATCCTGCGCACGGGCCAACCTGGTCAAGCACCTGAAGAAGACGTTATCGTCAATTACGATATTAATGATTACAAAGCCAAAGCTGAACTCGATTCACGTAAACTCATGACCAGCGTCTACTCTGCCCTGCGCTCCTATCGCGATATTATGGAAATTGAGCAAGCAAGGCGTACCCAAATCAACCACCGTAAAGGCTTAGAAAGAGTACTAGAAGCAACATCTGGATTATTTGAGCTGCGCACCCTGCATAAATTCGCCGATGGACTGCTTACTCAAGTCGCCACCCTGCTCAATCTGGATTCAGAAACCCTACTGCTGACATGCAATGCCATTGATGCGATCAGCGGCCATCTTGATCCCGTGAATATAGAGATCCTCGCGGGCACAGGCCAGTTTTCCAATAAAAACCATATCACTCAATTGCCAGAGCATATCGACCGCTTACTGCGCAATGCACTCACGCAAAAACGCTGCCTTTATGAAGACAATTGTTTTGTCGGTTACTTCCCCACAAAAAGCGGTTTAATCAATCTACTCTATATGGATGGTATTGATAAAATTGATGATCTTGATAAGAAACTCATTGATATTTTTGCCATCAACGTCGGCGTTGCATTTGAGAACTTGCTGCTCAGTCAAGAAGTTGAAGATACCCAATCAGAACTCATTCTGCGTTTAGGGGATGTTGTTGAAAGCCGCTCAAAAGAAGCCGCCAATCACGTGAAACGTATGGCGGAATATTGCTCCAAACTCGCTTTACTCGCTGGTTTACCTGAATACGAAGCCGATTTACTGCGCCGCGCCTCACCTATGCATGACATAGGAAAAATAGCGATCCCCGATGCGGTTCTGCTCAAACCTGGTAAGTTAGATGATGAAGAATGGCAAGTTATGCGTCAGCACCCTACGATTGGTCATCAGATTTTGGCGAATTCAGAGCGCCCTATCCTCAAAGCCGCATCAATTATTGCACTGCAACACCATGAAAAATATGATGGTTCTGGTTATCCCTCCAATTTAAAACAAGACGAAATTCACATTTTCGCACGGATTGTGGCTATTGCAGATGTGTTTGATGCACTTTCCCATGCCCGCTGCTATAAAACGGCTTGGCCTTTAGAAGAGGTGTTAGCTGAAATGCATAAAGGCGCCGCGAAGCACTTTGACCCGCACTTATTGCAGCTCTTTATTGATAATGTAGATATTTTTGTCAAAGTAAAAGACAACTGGAAGGACAATTAA
- a CDS encoding heavy metal translocating P-type ATPase, whose translation MTYPSCFHCQEPVLTGQQFVTRINDRDELMCCPGCQAVSQAIVDAGLLSYYKFRTEPGSKQNALVPEALTQFSAYDLPEVQQDFVHSEDNIESVSLSIDGITCAACAWLIEHKVKQLTGVSQVLVNSTTQRAMISWDKRTVKLSDILGQISRIGYQAAPYQVDEQELNNKLNSRKFLLRLGLAGFATMQVMMFALALYTGYFTDLDVQYRDYFRWVSMIFATPVVLYSAQPFYFSAIRTLLSGKLNMDVSVSIAIGGAYVASCFATVNGTGEVYFESVSMFTFFLLLGRYFEQKARQKASVSSSNLHKLVPLTAHLVNDNGQEEIPAKKLRLNDVILVKPGEMIAADGVVIEGHTSINEAMLTGEQMPIEKTVASQVYAGTINVDQPIKVSVTALGQDQLVAEIIRLQELASNTKPAIALLADKLSRYFSGTILTIATITYLVWHQISPEDAFWVTLSVLVATCPCALALATPTAVTCATAIFTRLGIITRKAGVFEKLPQIKHVVFDKTGTLTCGTLSIGQTQCMADLTKTQALAIAAALETGSRHPIAAAFAVFADNALVTEEVHHEVGFGVRGRIDGTDYLIGNAVFTGASIDTRDPTQKIWLARSCNEQLEVLASFEIQDNIRQDSKATVEMLKQQGCRISIASGDSSGHVHQLAKELGIDDVHSGLTPADKLALVTQLQQHTRVAMFGDGINDAPVLAGADLSVAMGSGSAIAKNSADLILLGDHLSRFTQAVSVAKLTTQIIRQNLAWALGYNALILPLAVTGHVAPYIAAIGMSASSLIVVGNSLRLLRVKV comes from the coding sequence ATGACGTATCCAAGTTGTTTTCACTGCCAAGAGCCCGTGCTGACGGGCCAGCAGTTTGTGACCCGCATTAATGATCGTGATGAACTCATGTGTTGCCCTGGCTGTCAGGCGGTTTCTCAGGCGATTGTGGATGCGGGATTACTCAGTTACTACAAGTTCCGCACTGAACCCGGCAGTAAACAGAACGCCCTCGTCCCCGAAGCCTTAACGCAATTTAGTGCCTATGATCTACCCGAAGTGCAGCAAGACTTTGTCCATTCTGAGGACAATATCGAGTCAGTGTCGCTCTCTATCGATGGCATCACCTGCGCGGCCTGTGCTTGGTTGATTGAGCACAAAGTAAAACAACTAACGGGCGTGAGCCAAGTGCTCGTCAACTCAACCACCCAAAGGGCGATGATCAGTTGGGATAAACGCACGGTAAAACTCAGCGATATCCTTGGGCAAATTAGCCGCATCGGTTATCAAGCCGCGCCCTATCAAGTCGATGAGCAAGAGCTCAACAACAAACTCAATAGCCGTAAGTTTTTATTGCGCTTAGGCTTAGCGGGTTTTGCGACCATGCAAGTGATGATGTTCGCCCTCGCCCTCTATACAGGCTATTTCACCGATTTAGATGTGCAATATCGGGATTATTTCCGTTGGGTTAGCATGATTTTTGCCACACCCGTGGTGCTTTACTCGGCGCAGCCCTTTTATTTCAGTGCGATTCGTACCTTACTCAGCGGCAAACTCAATATGGATGTGTCTGTCTCCATTGCGATTGGCGGCGCATACGTTGCCAGTTGTTTTGCCACAGTAAATGGCACCGGCGAAGTGTATTTTGAATCTGTGTCCATGTTTACCTTCTTCCTGTTACTCGGGCGCTACTTCGAGCAGAAAGCCAGACAAAAGGCCTCGGTCAGCTCGAGTAATTTGCATAAGTTAGTGCCGCTCACGGCGCACTTAGTGAACGACAATGGTCAGGAAGAAATTCCCGCCAAAAAATTACGCCTCAATGATGTGATCCTCGTCAAACCGGGGGAAATGATTGCAGCCGATGGTGTGGTGATTGAAGGTCACACTAGCATCAATGAAGCTATGCTCACCGGCGAGCAAATGCCAATTGAAAAAACTGTTGCTAGCCAAGTTTACGCAGGCACCATCAACGTCGACCAACCCATCAAAGTTAGCGTCACAGCACTAGGGCAAGACCAACTTGTGGCTGAGATTATTCGACTGCAGGAGCTTGCATCCAATACTAAACCTGCAATTGCGCTCTTAGCCGATAAATTATCGCGCTATTTCTCGGGCACTATCCTGACCATAGCGACAATCACCTATTTGGTTTGGCATCAAATTTCCCCAGAGGATGCCTTTTGGGTAACGCTATCGGTTCTGGTTGCTACCTGTCCTTGCGCTTTAGCACTGGCCACACCGACCGCTGTCACCTGCGCGACCGCTATTTTTACTCGCCTTGGGATTATTACTCGCAAAGCCGGTGTATTTGAAAAACTGCCACAGATCAAACATGTTGTCTTTGATAAAACCGGCACCCTCACCTGTGGTACCCTCTCTATCGGGCAAACGCAGTGCATGGCCGATTTAACAAAGACGCAAGCCTTAGCCATTGCCGCAGCGCTGGAAACAGGCTCTCGCCACCCGATTGCCGCGGCATTTGCCGTATTTGCCGATAATGCATTGGTTACCGAAGAGGTTCACCATGAAGTCGGCTTTGGCGTTCGAGGCCGAATTGATGGCACTGATTACTTAATTGGCAATGCAGTATTTACCGGCGCGAGTATTGATACTCGTGACCCAACCCAAAAGATTTGGTTAGCACGTTCATGCAATGAGCAGCTTGAAGTCCTGGCAAGCTTTGAAATTCAAGACAATATCCGCCAAGACAGCAAAGCCACGGTTGAGATGTTAAAGCAGCAAGGTTGCCGCATCAGTATTGCCAGCGGCGATAGCTCGGGGCATGTACATCAACTGGCAAAAGAGCTGGGGATTGACGATGTGCACAGCGGCTTAACGCCTGCAGATAAACTTGCCCTTGTGACCCAATTACAACAGCATACAAGGGTTGCCATGTTTGGCGATGGCATCAACGATGCGCCTGTGCTTGCGGGCGCCGATTTGTCGGTGGCTATGGGCAGCGGCAGTGCTATCGCGAAAAACAGTGCCGATTTAATTTTATTGGGGGATCATCTGTCCCGCTTCACCCAAGCCGTCAGCGTTGCGAAACTGACAACACAGATTATCAGACAAAATTTAGCGTGGGCGCTGGGTTACAACGCCCTAATTTTGCCCTTAGCCGTTACTGGCCATGTGGCACCTTATATCGCCGCCATTGGCATGTCGGCGAGTTCTTTGATTGTGGTCGGTAATAGCCTGAGATTATTGCGGGTTAAAGTGTGA
- the ccoN gene encoding cytochrome-c oxidase, cbb3-type subunit I, whose translation MMNHSQPTGADYNYAIVRQFALTTVLWGIVGMSVGVLIAAQLIWPQLNFDTPWLTYSRLRPLHTNAVIFAFGTSALFATSYYVVQRTCQTRLFAPKLAAFTFWGWQAIILSAAITLPMGFTQGKEYAELEWPIDIAITIVWVSYAIVFFGTIIKRTTSHIYVANWFFGAFIITVAVLHIVNSMAVPVSLFKSYSLYSGAVDAMVQWWYGHNAVGFLLTAGFLGMMYYFVPKQAGRPVYSYRLSIVHFWALIALYIWAGPHHLHYTALPDWTQSLGMVMSLILFAPSWGGMINGIMTLSGAWHKLRTDPVLRFLVVSLSFYGMSTFEGPMMAIKTVNALSHYTDWTIGHVHSGALGWVAMVSIGSLYHLIPVLFGHGRMYSIKLVNVHFWLATIGTVLYIVSMWISGVMQGLMWRAVNADGTLTYSFVESLEASYPFYFVRFLGGCFFLTGMLIMAYNVIRTVKASKDSLPALAEPTAA comes from the coding sequence ATGATGAACCATTCCCAGCCAACAGGCGCTGATTACAATTACGCCATTGTCCGCCAATTTGCCTTAACCACAGTTTTGTGGGGTATTGTTGGTATGTCAGTCGGCGTATTAATTGCGGCTCAGTTAATCTGGCCTCAGCTGAACTTTGACACTCCTTGGTTAACGTATAGTCGCTTGCGACCATTACACACCAATGCGGTGATCTTCGCGTTCGGTACATCAGCCCTTTTTGCAACATCCTATTATGTCGTACAACGCACCTGTCAAACCCGACTATTTGCACCTAAGTTAGCCGCATTTACGTTTTGGGGATGGCAAGCCATCATTCTGTCAGCAGCTATCACTTTGCCAATGGGTTTCACCCAAGGTAAAGAATACGCTGAATTAGAATGGCCTATCGATATCGCAATTACTATCGTTTGGGTGTCCTACGCTATTGTGTTCTTCGGTACTATTATCAAACGAACTACTTCGCATATTTACGTGGCGAACTGGTTCTTTGGTGCCTTTATTATTACCGTTGCCGTACTACACATAGTTAACTCTATGGCAGTACCAGTCAGTCTGTTCAAGTCATACTCTCTGTATAGCGGCGCTGTCGATGCTATGGTGCAGTGGTGGTATGGTCACAACGCTGTAGGTTTCTTACTAACCGCAGGCTTCTTGGGGATGATGTATTACTTCGTACCTAAGCAAGCGGGTCGTCCTGTGTACTCTTACCGTCTATCTATTGTCCATTTTTGGGCTTTGATCGCACTGTATATTTGGGCTGGTCCTCACCACTTACATTACACAGCTTTACCTGACTGGACTCAGTCTTTAGGTATGGTGATGTCACTGATCCTATTCGCACCTTCTTGGGGCGGTATGATTAACGGTATCATGACCTTGTCTGGTGCTTGGCATAAACTGCGTACTGACCCTGTACTGCGTTTCTTAGTCGTTTCTCTGTCTTTCTACGGTATGTCTACCTTCGAAGGCCCGATGATGGCAATTAAGACAGTTAACGCACTATCACATTATACAGACTGGACTATCGGTCACGTTCACTCCGGCGCGCTAGGTTGGGTTGCAATGGTGTCTATCGGTTCTCTGTATCACTTGATCCCTGTATTGTTCGGCCACGGCCGTATGTACAGCATCAAGTTAGTCAACGTCCATTTCTGGTTAGCGACTATTGGTACTGTGCTTTACATCGTCTCTATGTGGATTTCAGGTGTAATGCAAGGTCTGATGTGGCGTGCAGTGAATGCTGACGGTACTTTGACTTATAGCTTTGTTGAAAGTCTTGAAGCTTCATATCCTTTCTACTTTGTACGTTTCCTTGGCGGTTGTTTCTTCCTGACCGGTATGCTGATCATGGCATACAACGTGATCCGTACTGTGAAAGCCTCTAAAGATTCATTGCCAGCATTGGCTGAACCAACAGCGGCTTAA
- the ccoS gene encoding cbb3-type cytochrome oxidase assembly protein CcoS, giving the protein MEIIYVLIPIAMIFVAIAVMVFFWAVKSEQFDDLDRQSVSILFDEDTVKPNSHPVPEKEKAEAAQERGMPL; this is encoded by the coding sequence ATGGAAATTATTTATGTGCTTATCCCCATTGCCATGATCTTTGTCGCCATCGCTGTAATGGTATTTTTTTGGGCGGTGAAATCCGAACAATTTGACGATTTAGACCGCCAAAGTGTGTCGATATTATTCGACGAAGACACTGTAAAACCAAACAGCCATCCCGTACCTGAGAAAGAGAAAGCCGAAGCAGCGCAAGAAAGAGGCATGCCGCTGTGA
- a CDS encoding CcoQ/FixQ family Cbb3-type cytochrome c oxidase assembly chaperone, whose product MDYGTLQGILTIIVMLTFVGIFAWAYSSRRQKSFDEAANLVFSDEEVSKVSKDSGENK is encoded by the coding sequence ATGGATTACGGCACATTACAAGGCATTTTAACCATCATTGTGATGCTGACCTTCGTCGGTATATTTGCTTGGGCATATAGCTCGCGTCGTCAAAAATCATTTGATGAAGCAGCTAACCTTGTGTTTTCCGATGAGGAAGTCAGCAAGGTATCGAAGGACTCAGGAGAGAATAAGTGA
- the uspE gene encoding universal stress protein UspE, producing the protein MKDYQKILVVVDPTTENQVALARAVTLASKCNAQVTVFLSIFDFSYEMTSILSNQEREAMRQGVIDQRLAWIQDLLAAYTHLQLNIDTQVIWHNRPFESIINHAISGQYDLIVKGTHAHDKLKAVIFTPTDWHLMRKAPVPVLMVKAHDWPAAGKILCAVNVATEDTDHQMLNGKIIEHAKDLADKFSAEVHLVNGYPGTPVNLAIELPDFDAQSYNETIRMQHEQRVSYLAGAYDIDPNHCHVKEGLPEDVIPELAEKLDAELVILGTVGRTGFSAALIGNTAEHVIDSINCDLLAIKPDGYKSPLEEA; encoded by the coding sequence ATGAAGGATTATCAAAAAATACTGGTTGTGGTTGACCCTACCACAGAGAATCAAGTTGCCCTCGCACGAGCGGTGACCTTGGCCAGTAAATGCAACGCTCAAGTCACTGTGTTTCTTTCTATCTTCGACTTTTCCTATGAGATGACTTCGATTCTGTCGAATCAAGAGCGCGAAGCCATGCGCCAAGGCGTCATAGATCAACGTCTCGCTTGGATCCAAGACTTACTCGCCGCTTACACTCATCTGCAACTCAATATTGATACCCAAGTCATTTGGCATAACCGCCCCTTCGAAAGCATTATTAATCATGCAATTTCAGGACAATACGATTTGATTGTTAAAGGCACCCATGCCCATGACAAACTCAAAGCGGTGATCTTCACCCCAACCGATTGGCATTTAATGCGTAAAGCACCTGTGCCTGTGTTGATGGTGAAAGCCCATGACTGGCCAGCAGCGGGAAAAATCCTTTGCGCTGTGAATGTGGCAACCGAAGATACCGATCATCAAATGCTTAACGGTAAAATCATCGAGCATGCAAAAGATTTAGCGGATAAGTTCTCTGCCGAAGTGCATTTAGTCAATGGCTATCCCGGCACGCCGGTAAACTTAGCCATTGAATTACCAGACTTTGATGCCCAGTCCTACAACGAAACCATTCGCATGCAGCATGAGCAACGCGTGAGTTACCTTGCTGGCGCTTATGATATCGATCCAAATCATTGCCATGTGAAAGAAGGTTTGCCAGAGGATGTGATCCCTGAGCTTGCTGAAAAACTCGATGCCGAATTAGTGATCTTAGGCACTGTCGGTCGCACCGGATTTTCAGCAGCACTGATTGGAAATACTGCAGAGCATGTTATTGATAGTATCAACTGCGATTTACTGGCCATCAAACCTGACGGCTACAAATCACCGTTAGAAGAAGCCTAA
- a CDS encoding FixH family protein, producing the protein MNEQQAWYKQFWPWFLIILPLCAVIASFTTLKIALTNSDSLVAEDYYKEGKAINMDLSKVKYAKQIGMNFLLEQTNNEILLTQQGGPASQAALKVEFYHPTIADRDIKLTATADASNVYRITVPATLTGPWEVRLESYDGKWRIHQRVELKDHVQLWLN; encoded by the coding sequence ATGAACGAACAACAAGCCTGGTATAAGCAGTTCTGGCCTTGGTTTTTAATTATTCTTCCTTTATGTGCTGTCATCGCAAGTTTTACCACACTGAAAATTGCCCTTACTAACTCCGACTCGTTAGTCGCCGAGGATTACTACAAAGAAGGCAAAGCCATTAATATGGACTTGAGTAAAGTGAAGTATGCCAAACAAATTGGCATGAACTTTTTACTCGAACAAACTAATAATGAAATTCTACTGACGCAACAAGGTGGTCCCGCTTCCCAAGCTGCCCTAAAAGTCGAATTCTACCACCCAACGATTGCCGACAGAGACATCAAGCTCACCGCCACTGCCGATGCCAGTAATGTGTATCGCATTACCGTGCCCGCCACACTGACCGGCCCTTGGGAAGTGCGTCTTGAAAGTTACGATGGCAAATGGCGCATTCACCAGCGCGTTGAATTAAAAGATCACGTCCAACTTTGGCTGAACTGA
- the etrA gene encoding electron transport transcriptional regulator EtrA produces the protein MTIEQNKNRRPAASGCTIHCHDCSMGTLCIPFTLNASELDQLDDIIERKKPIQKGEQIFKSGDALKSLFAIRSGTIKSYTITEQGDEQITGFHLAGDVIGFDGIHAQLHQSFAQALETSMVCEIPFNILDELSGTMPKLRQQIMRLMSNEIMSDQEMILLLSKKNAEERLAAFISNLANRFGSRGFSPKEFRLTMTRGDIGNYLGLTVETISRLLGRFQKSGLIEVKGKYITILDSQELNLLAGNSRIAR, from the coding sequence ATGACAATTGAACAAAATAAGAATCGTCGTCCTGCCGCTAGCGGATGCACAATCCATTGTCACGATTGCAGTATGGGTACCCTTTGTATTCCTTTTACCCTCAATGCAAGTGAGCTAGATCAGCTCGATGATATTATTGAGCGTAAAAAACCGATCCAAAAAGGCGAGCAAATTTTTAAATCGGGTGATGCGTTAAAATCCCTGTTTGCGATCCGCTCTGGCACCATCAAAAGTTACACTATTACCGAGCAAGGCGATGAGCAGATCACCGGCTTCCACTTAGCGGGTGATGTGATTGGTTTTGACGGTATCCACGCCCAGTTGCACCAGAGTTTTGCACAGGCACTCGAAACCTCTATGGTCTGTGAAATCCCCTTTAATATCCTCGATGAACTTTCAGGCACTATGCCTAAATTGCGTCAGCAGATCATGCGCCTGATGAGCAATGAGATCATGAGCGATCAAGAAATGATCCTGCTACTCAGCAAGAAAAATGCTGAAGAACGTCTGGCAGCCTTTATCAGTAATCTGGCTAATCGTTTTGGTAGCCGTGGCTTCTCGCCCAAAGAATTCCGCTTAACCATGACCCGCGGTGACATTGGTAATTATCTCGGTTTGACCGTAGAGACCATCAGTCGCTTACTTGGGCGTTTCCAAAAATCAGGCTTGATTGAAGTTAAGGGTAAGTACATTACTATCCTCGACTCGCAAGAGCTGAATCTGTTAGCGGGTAATTCGCGCATAGCGAGATAG
- the ccoP gene encoding cytochrome-c oxidase, cbb3-type subunit III — translation MSSFWSVWITVLSLVVIAGCFLLLRVCSKNTTGVKEGESMGHSFDGIEELNNPLPKWWSYMFYITIVFGLIYLALFPGLGNYKGLLGWTSSNQSIGTEQGIKADSAAAIELAAKEGRYVQYDQEVKHASEKYGPIFAAYLATPLEELVKNQEALKVGGRLFLQNCAQCHGSDARGSKGFPNLTDGDWLYGGDLATIKTTIMGGRHGMMPPKGGLPIDDSEIAGLAEYVVKLSGREHDETLAAQGQGSFMKGCFACHGMDAKGNKFMGAPNLTDDVWLYGGSRGVIEETIKHGRAGVMPAWKDVLGEEKVHVIAAYVYSLSNK, via the coding sequence ATGAGTAGCTTCTGGAGTGTTTGGATTACCGTACTCTCGTTAGTCGTGATCGCGGGTTGTTTTCTATTACTGCGTGTGTGTTCTAAGAACACCACGGGCGTAAAAGAAGGCGAATCCATGGGTCACAGTTTCGACGGTATTGAAGAACTCAATAACCCACTGCCAAAATGGTGGAGTTATATGTTCTATATCACTATCGTGTTTGGCTTGATCTATCTAGCCTTATTTCCTGGTTTAGGTAACTACAAAGGCCTTTTAGGCTGGACGAGTTCTAACCAGAGCATTGGTACTGAACAAGGTATTAAAGCCGATTCTGCCGCAGCCATTGAGCTTGCAGCAAAAGAAGGCCGTTATGTTCAGTATGACCAAGAAGTAAAACACGCTAGTGAAAAATATGGCCCAATTTTCGCGGCTTACTTGGCAACACCACTAGAAGAATTAGTGAAAAACCAAGAAGCATTGAAAGTGGGCGGCCGTTTGTTCCTACAAAACTGCGCACAGTGCCATGGCTCTGACGCACGTGGTAGCAAAGGCTTCCCTAATCTCACCGATGGTGACTGGTTATATGGTGGCGACTTAGCCACGATTAAAACCACTATCATGGGTGGTCGTCATGGCATGATGCCGCCAAAAGGTGGTTTGCCAATCGATGACAGCGAAATTGCGGGTTTAGCTGAATACGTTGTTAAATTGTCTGGTCGTGAGCACGATGAAACACTCGCCGCTCAAGGTCAAGGCTCATTCATGAAAGGTTGTTTCGCGTGTCATGGTATGGACGCTAAAGGCAACAAGTTCATGGGTGCCCCTAATTTAACTGACGATGTTTGGTTATATGGCGGTAGCCGTGGCGTGATCGAAGAAACCATTAAACATGGTCGCGCAGGTGTGATGCCAGCGTGGAAAGACGTTCTCGGTGAAGAGAAAGTTCACGTAATCGCAGCTTATGTTTATAGCTTGTCAAACAAGTAA
- a CDS encoding sulfite exporter TauE/SafE family protein: protein MIEYNVTGAFLVGLMGAAHCFGMCGGLVGAFSAQIPNGKTGNLLAHQLKYLLSYNLGRILSYTLAGGLVGASAAGLGHLFELDTYLIVLRIIAGLMMIATGLYIAKIWVGIVQIERVGQWLWRYLKPIAQRLVPIQNPSQAFMAGFIWGWLPCGLVYSTLTWSVASGSASQGALIMLAFGLGTLPALLSAGVAAKRLAAWVQQKTVRLLSGLLLIAFGGQTLYIALAQLN, encoded by the coding sequence GTGATTGAGTACAATGTCACTGGGGCTTTTCTCGTTGGTCTCATGGGCGCCGCACATTGCTTTGGCATGTGTGGCGGTTTAGTGGGCGCGTTCTCAGCCCAAATCCCCAATGGCAAAACAGGTAATCTGCTTGCGCATCAGCTCAAGTATCTACTGAGTTACAACCTTGGGCGTATTTTGAGTTACACCTTAGCGGGCGGCTTAGTGGGCGCTTCGGCGGCAGGTCTTGGTCACTTATTTGAACTGGATACGTATTTGATTGTGCTGCGCATCATTGCCGGACTGATGATGATCGCAACTGGGCTGTATATCGCCAAAATTTGGGTTGGAATCGTGCAGATTGAGCGCGTCGGTCAATGGTTATGGCGATATTTAAAACCCATAGCGCAACGCCTTGTGCCCATCCAAAATCCGAGCCAAGCGTTCATGGCGGGATTCATTTGGGGCTGGCTGCCCTGCGGCCTCGTCTATAGCACCTTAACTTGGTCGGTCGCATCTGGCTCTGCCAGCCAAGGCGCTTTGATAATGTTGGCCTTTGGCTTAGGTACTTTACCCGCCCTATTGAGTGCTGGTGTTGCGGCAAAACGACTCGCTGCTTGGGTTCAACAGAAAACCGTTAGACTATTGAGCGGCTTACTGTTAATTGCGTTTGGCGGTCAAACTTTATATATCGCACTCGCGCAGCTAAACTAG